A region from the Aphis gossypii isolate Hap1 chromosome 1, ASM2018417v2, whole genome shotgun sequence genome encodes:
- the LOC126548901 gene encoding histone H2B, translating to MAPGGKSAGKAMKKSGKAQKNITKSDKKRKPKRKESYAIYIYKVLKQVHPDTGVSSKAMSIMNSFVNDLFERIAAESSRLAHYNKRSTITSREIQTAVRLLLPGELAKHAVSEGTKAVTKYTSSK from the coding sequence atggcTCCAGGAGGAAAATCCGCTGGCAAAGCAATGAAGAAGTCCGGCAAGGCGCAAAAGAACATCACCAAATCCGACAAGAAGCGCAAGCCCAAGAGGAAAGAATCGTACGCCATCTACATCTACAAAGTGTTGAAACAAGTACATCCCGACACCGGAGTTTCCTCAAAGGCCATGAGCATCATGAACAGTTTCGTCAACGATCTGTTCGAACGCATCGCCGCCGAATCCAGTCGTCTTGCCCACTACAACAAGCGCTCGACCATCACAAGTCGGGAAATCCAAACCGCCGTCCGTCTCTTGTTGCCCGGTGAATTGGCCAAGCACGCCGTCAGTGAAGGTACCAAGGCCGTCACCAAATACACCAGCtccaaataa
- the LOC126548907 gene encoding histone H2A, translating to MSGRGKAGKSKGGKSKTRSSRAGLQFPVGRIHRLLRKGNYAERVGAGAPVYLAAVMEYLAAEVLELAGNAARDNKKSRIIPRHLQLAIRNDEELNKLLSGVTIAQGGVLPNIQAVLLPKKTEKKV from the coding sequence ATGAGCGGAAGAGGCAAAGCAGGCAAATCCAAAGGTGGTAAATCCAAGACCAGGTCGTCCCGTGCCGGACTCCAGTTCCCGGTCGGTCGTATCCATCGTCTGTTGAGGAAAGGAAACTACGCCGAACGTGTCGGAGCCGGAGCACCAGTGTACTTGGCCGCCGTCATGGAGTATTTGGCAGCTGAAGTTTTGGAGTTGGCCGGTAACGCTGCCCGTGACAACAAGAAATCTCGTATCATTCCCAGACATTTGCAATTGGCCATCAGAAATGACGAAGAATTGAACAAATTGTTGTCCGGAGTGACAATCGCCCAGGGCGGTGTGTTACCTAACATCCAAGCTGTTCTCTTGCCCAAAAAGACCGAAAAGAAAGtctaa